A single genomic interval of Pyrobaculum arsenaticum DSM 13514 harbors:
- a CDS encoding HEPN domain-containing protein: MSFLLENSKSFLRAAGIMLEVGEYNLALFHLEQALQLCLKYKIYEKYGDFPKTHSLKRLLSEVGQVAADPVIVDLLEDAYISSRYLPVRYSKESAQRAYGEVEKVLKALSCL, encoded by the coding sequence GTGAGCTTCTTGCTTGAAAACTCCAAGTCGTTTTTGAGAGCTGCCGGAATCATGTTGGAGGTGGGGGAGTACAACCTGGCCTTATTCCACTTGGAACAAGCATTACAGCTATGCCTCAAGTACAAGATTTATGAGAAGTACGGCGATTTTCCCAAAACCCACAGCCTTAAGCGTCTGCTTTCAGAAGTGGGACAGGTAGCGGCGGATCCCGTAATTGTGGACTTGCTGGAGGACGCGTATATAAGCTCTCGTTATCTGCCCGTGAGGTATTCAAAGGAGAGCGCCCAGAGGGCTTATGGAGAGGTGGAGAAGGTACTCAAGGCGTTGTCATGTCTGTAG
- a CDS encoding nucleotidyltransferase domain-containing protein — MSVELFKRLWERRAEELDKLWHTLERLKKAATELDPKARVYVFGSFARGTARPDSDVDVLVVTELASTEEGRLAVRMALGEVLSPHSPVELHIASTEQFKWYLQFMDVFIEV, encoded by the coding sequence ATGTCTGTAGAGCTGTTTAAGCGCCTCTGGGAGAGGAGGGCCGAGGAGCTTGACAAGCTTTGGCACACCCTGGAGAGACTGAAGAAGGCCGCTACGGAGCTGGACCCCAAGGCGCGGGTCTACGTCTTCGGGAGCTTTGCTAGAGGCACGGCGAGGCCGGACAGCGACGTCGACGTTTTGGTGGTCACTGAGCTGGCGTCTACGGAAGAGGGGCGTTTAGCCGTGAGGATGGCCTTGGGGGAGGTCTTAAGCCCCCACTCGCCCGTGGAGCTCCACATAGCGTCCACGGAGCAGTTCAAGTGGTATCTCCAGTTCATGGACGTATTTATAGAGGTATAA